A section of the Ovis canadensis isolate MfBH-ARS-UI-01 breed Bighorn chromosome 1, ARS-UI_OviCan_v2, whole genome shotgun sequence genome encodes:
- the LOC138439200 gene encoding keratin-associated protein 21-1-like: protein MCCNYYGNSCGYGCGNSYSCGFSPYYSCGYGTRYGCGYGSGYGCGYGSGYGCGYGSGYGCGYGTGYGCGFGPYYGCGYGTRYGCGYGSGYGCGFSPYYGCGYGSHYGCGYGTRYGCGYGSRYCSYRPVCYRYSSCC, encoded by the exons ATGTGTTGTAACTACTACGGCAACTCCTGTGGCTATGGCTGTGGAAACAGCTATAGCTGTGGGTTCAGCCCCTATTATAGCTGTGGTTATGGAACCAGATATGGCTGTGGATATGGTTCAGGATATGGCTGTGGATATGGTTCAGGATATGGCTGTGGATATGGTTCAGGATACGGCTGTGGATATGGGACAGGATATGGCTGTGGATTTGGCCCCTATTATGGCTGTGGCTACGGAACCAGGTATGGCTGTGGATATGGCTCTG GATATGGCTGTGGATTCAGCCCCTATTATGGCTGTGGCTATGGCTCCCATTATGGCTGTGGTTATGGGACAAGATATGGCTGCGGATATGGCTCCAGATACTGCAGTTATCGGCCAGTCTGCTACAGATATTCTTCTTGCTGCTAG